Part of the Sporomusa termitida genome, TTCCCGTAGAGGCGGTATGTGGATTGGAACAACACTAATCCGGTAATATAAATCAGAGCGAAAGTTGCCATTCCGGGCTAAGGTTTCCAGATTCTCATTCGAGGCGCATAGCAACCGAAAGTCTATTGGCTTAGCATTAAGGCTGCCAAGTCGTTTAACTGTCCTAGTTTCCAGCACGCGGAGCAGTTTGCCCTGTAGACCTAGGGGCATAGAGTTGATTTCGTCCAGAAAGAGCGTACCCCCGTTGGCTGATTCGATTAGTCCCATTTTGCCTTGGGTGGATGCACCGGTAAAGGCTCCCTTTTCATAACCCAAAAGCTCCGATTCTAGGAGAGTTTCAGGGATAGAGGCACAGTCTACGCTGATAAAGGGTCCCTTACTACGTAAACTGTTGCGGTGAGCGTATTCTGCAAGAACCTCTTTTCCAGAGCCGGTTGGGCCCACGATCAGGATGGAGGCATCTGTTTTTGACACGTTGGCCAACAGTACCAGCAACTCCTTCATCATAGGGCTCTCTGCAATAATGTCAGTAGTGGGTGCTTTTGTAACTAAACTAAAATCTGTACAGTTGTGCGTATTCAATATGCCTGCTTGAACTCGTTGATTCAAATTTTCCATGGATTCGACTATGAAGAAAATGTACTTGATACTGCCATCATTGTTGAAGGTTGGTGCTCCGGAGACAAACAACTGGTGAATTTGGTTAGAATCTTTATCCGTAATGGTCAGCAGGGCCACTACGGGTGCGTTTTTTCGAAGTACCTGTTCCCAGACACCGTTTTTAAAGTAACCCTGCTCCTTTAACTTTGGGATAGAACTATTCATATAAAATTCTCGTGTTTTATTGGCCAGCAGACCGCAGTAATGATCGTTGACGTAGAGATAATTGCCATTGCCATCCAGGACAAAGATCCCTATGTTAGTGTGCTCCAGTATTTCCAAGTAAAAATTGTTATCCATAAGCGCACCCACATTCATTTAATTATATTATTTAATAATAATATAACGCTATTTTTGCAATTTTACAACAAGTTTTGCAAAATTGCCTTTTATAGTGATGCCTGTTATTACCCTATTATTGAGTATCGTGTTTATTTTTGTTATGATATCTGTTTTAAGACTCAATGCTTTTTAATCTCTTATGCTTGTGTGCATATTTATAGCGTCGCTGAAGGACTGCCATTTATGAAGGTTATCACCTCAATTGAAGCAGGTTTAGGGGGGGGGACATTGGAAACTTAACTATGATTTTGGCACCAAAAAAAGGGGACAGCTCACTATTGACATGCAGCAGTTGAGATTGTTGACGTAGAGCGTGCCATTTGCCATCCGAAACCAAGAGCCCATGTGTTGCTACTCATCTAAAAAAATATTTATTTTAAATAATCAACACAAAATAAATGGCAATATCGCAAAAAATAATTGCAATATTGCCATTTGTTTTGTGTTTTTGCAAAGAGCATGGCAGTGTCTCACTCAACTAGGTTAAAATTATTTATCTCATTTTTTGTATATACCAAAAGGGCTGATGGGATTTCAGAAACGCAAGTTAATCAGATAGCCTGCGAATGCAGGTCTTTTTTTATTAAGATCAGAAAGTATAAGTTTTGCGAGGCAGAAAGTCCTTATAGACCAAGGATCGCCAAGGATAATGCCCGGTTTGGGCAAGGAGAAGGCGCCCCCGTAACCCCCGGCCCTTTGCCGGAAAAAGCGTTCCGCAGGAGAAAAGCCAGCGGTATTCCGTTAAGAAATCCGTACTGTTTGAGCGTAGCGAGTTTCGGATTTTAGGAATACCGCTGGCTTTTCAGCTCTTGGAGGCTTCGGGCCTAGACTTTTTGTTACTTTTGGGTCGATGCCAAAATAAGCTCAGGCTCTTGTTTGTCACCTTTATCTGCCAGGCGCAAAGCCAAAAGACCGCGCCAGCGGTTTTTCTTGTTGGCACAAAGTTTGCATAACATAAAAGTGTTAGGATAGTTCATATTGGTATCTGCAGTCCATTCGCCGAAGATAATCGATGGGAAGAAAGGAGGTGTACCTTAGGTTCCCGGGAGTGGTTTTCGAAGTAGGCGTAGGATAAGCTCTCTCAAGGGATATTGAGGTAACACGGTAAACTCATTGTTCCTTAGCTTGAGGCTTAGTAAATAACAAAACCTAAGGAGGAAAATAATGAAAAAGACTCTCGTAACCCTACTCGCACTCGTATTTGTACTGAGTATTGCCAGTTCGGTTTTCGCCGCTCCGAACAACTCCTTCGTTGACTTACCCGCCAAGCATTGGGCGTATGTGGCGGTACAAGAATTAGCCCGAGTTGGAATTATCGATGGATATGGTGATGGCGAATTCCGGGGTGAGAAATCTATGACCCGTTATGAAATGGCCCAAATCGTATATCAGGCTATGCAAAACTCATCTAAGGCCGACGCTGTTCAAAAAGCACTAATTGATAAACTTGCTGCTGAGTTTGCTCTGGAACTTAACAACCTGGATAAACGCGTAGCAAAACTTGAAACTAAAAACAATGTGGGCCTTACGTATGAATCTCGCATCCGCTACATGGGTAACGAAGCTTCAACCGTTAAGGGCACGAGCCAGTTTGACTATCGGCAACGCATCCATCTGAACGGCGCGGTCAACGACAAAGTCGCCTACACTGCCCGTCTCGAAGCTGGCGGCTACTTCGGCAATGGTTCCACCGGCACCATAGGATTCAACCGCGCGTTCTTCAACATTAAGGACTTCGCCGGTATTGATATGATCACCATTGGCCGCTTCGGCACTCACGGCATCACCAACGGCCT contains:
- a CDS encoding sigma-54 interaction domain-containing protein, coding for MDNNFYLEILEHTNIGIFVLDGNGNYLYVNDHYCGLLANKTREFYMNSSIPKLKEQGYFKNGVWEQVLRKNAPVVALLTITDKDSNQIHQLFVSGAPTFNNDGSIKYIFFIVESMENLNQRVQAGILNTHNCTDFSLVTKAPTTDIIAESPMMKELLVLLANVSKTDASILIVGPTGSGKEVLAEYAHRNSLRSKGPFISVDCASIPETLLESELLGYEKGAFTGASTQGKMGLIESANGGTLFLDEINSMPLGLQGKLLRVLETRTVKRLGSLNAKPIDFRLLCASNENLETLARNGNFRSDLYYRISVVPIHIPPLRERKEDIVPLAFFYLQYFCKKYTRMKVLSEELINTMLSYDWPGNVRELKNFIERIVVTSSDTDLQVETIPKSFLQGTIPDTDLQVETVAKFFLQGTVGKNELEQIRLPFSHEDTFSHRFYMEQCEKQLIQHALSQFKTPAKVAEILKLDLSNVYRKMRKYNL